From Pseudothermotoga thermarum DSM 5069, a single genomic window includes:
- a CDS encoding ABC transporter substrate-binding protein, protein MLLWLLGIVVVLASELTMILSVTGPHPRNFNPYLSTGPGPNYAAAGFIYETLYYVNNYTGDLVPWLATNYKWSEDFKTLTLEIRQNVKWSDGTPFSVDDVVFTFEMLKKFPALDVTGVWRAGLTTVEKVDNKTVKFVLSDVNTLFLYNLFGVYIVPKHIWEKIEDPSKFANEEPVGTGAYLLESFTPQVFVLRKNPNYWQAEKIKVERIRVPAFSGNESAQLAVANGEIDWAGINYPRIEKIPNPDIKFWFVGGNPVFVFFNLEREPFNDPRFRKAIAYAIDTDQLIKIAMTNYAVKINPVGIKDGYSYLIDEKLKSKWWSYNPQEVAKILEQIGYRKGKDGIYERDGKKLSYEIIVPAGWTDWIAVCELISQQLKKIGVEFKTTPVDFGQYLDMIRNKNYDVALSWANYGANPYIFYDNFMNSSNAYRGSNRGGWIDKETDELLAKIKLTDDLETRKVIMSRLQEIILDNVPAVPLFYNPVWFIYSEKNFTGWPNENNPFVEPRTTGMDKIYIIMRLTPKK, encoded by the coding sequence GTGTTGCTGTGGTTGCTGGGCATCGTTGTGGTGCTGGCTAGTGAACTCACGATGATACTATCGGTAACAGGTCCACATCCGAGGAATTTCAACCCTTATCTCTCAACAGGTCCTGGTCCTAACTATGCTGCAGCCGGCTTCATTTACGAAACATTGTATTATGTCAACAATTACACAGGTGATCTTGTTCCATGGCTTGCGACGAACTATAAGTGGAGTGAAGATTTCAAAACTTTGACATTGGAAATTAGGCAGAATGTCAAATGGTCGGATGGAACACCATTCTCAGTAGATGATGTTGTTTTCACCTTTGAAATGTTGAAAAAATTTCCAGCCTTGGACGTCACAGGTGTTTGGCGAGCAGGTTTGACAACTGTGGAAAAAGTCGACAACAAGACGGTAAAATTTGTCCTTTCCGATGTTAACACATTGTTCTTGTACAACTTGTTCGGTGTTTACATCGTTCCAAAGCATATTTGGGAAAAAATTGAAGATCCTTCAAAGTTCGCAAATGAGGAACCAGTTGGAACTGGCGCGTATCTTTTGGAAAGCTTTACACCCCAGGTTTTTGTCTTGAGAAAAAATCCCAATTATTGGCAAGCTGAAAAAATTAAAGTTGAAAGAATCAGAGTTCCTGCTTTCAGTGGAAATGAATCAGCTCAGCTTGCAGTCGCCAATGGTGAAATCGATTGGGCTGGTATAAATTATCCTCGTATTGAAAAAATTCCAAATCCAGATATAAAATTCTGGTTCGTTGGTGGTAACCCTGTTTTTGTGTTCTTCAACCTCGAAAGAGAACCATTCAATGATCCAAGGTTCAGAAAAGCAATAGCGTATGCTATTGATACAGATCAGTTGATCAAGATAGCTATGACAAATTATGCCGTTAAGATAAATCCAGTTGGGATCAAAGATGGTTACTCATATTTAATCGATGAAAAGCTCAAAAGCAAATGGTGGTCTTACAATCCTCAAGAAGTTGCGAAAATACTTGAGCAAATTGGATACAGGAAGGGTAAAGATGGTATTTATGAAAGGGATGGAAAGAAATTATCCTACGAAATTATAGTACCAGCTGGTTGGACGGACTGGATTGCCGTTTGTGAACTTATTTCCCAGCAGCTCAAAAAGATCGGTGTAGAATTCAAAACCACTCCTGTTGATTTTGGCCAATATCTTGATATGATCAGAAATAAAAATTACGACGTAGCTTTAAGCTGGGCAAATTATGGTGCAAACCCATACATCTTTTACGACAACTTTATGAATTCTTCGAATGCTTATAGGGGCAGCAACAGAGGCGGATGGATCGATAAGGAAACAGATGAATTACTCGCTAAGATAAAACTTACAGACGACCTTGAAACAAGGAAAGTCATAATGAGCCGACTGCAGGAAATAATTCTCGATAACGTTCCAGCCGTACCTTTGTTCTACAATCCTGTTTGGTTTATCTACTCTGAAAAGAATTTCACAGGATGGCCCAACGAAAATAATCCATTTGTAGAACCAAGAACAACCGGAATGGATAAGATATATATTATCATGAGATTAACCCCGAAGAAATGA
- a CDS encoding ABC transporter permease, whose protein sequence is MKYFLQRMLFYLFTLFVAVTLNFLIPRLMPGDPAERILSRYEADPNAIAAMKIALGIETDKPLLKQYFEYLKNTFTGNFGISYVYYPIKVEKVISTALPWTIGLVGISTIISFIIGTFLGVYAGWNREKVSGISLLMISILLRSIPYFWLAMLMVYVFGFKLKWFPISGAYSTRQILEGFQFLRNVLYHGFLPSITLIIASLGGWILTMRNNMVAVLSEDFVLLAEAKGLKKRDILFRYAARNAILPSFTAFGLSLGFVVSGALLTEIVFSYPGIGFTLYRAVISQDYPLIQALFLIISVAVLTANLVVDLTYGFLDPRVRV, encoded by the coding sequence GTGAAATATTTCCTTCAAAGGATGTTGTTCTACCTTTTTACATTGTTTGTGGCTGTTACGTTAAACTTCTTAATCCCAAGGTTGATGCCAGGTGATCCCGCTGAAAGAATCCTTTCAAGATATGAAGCTGATCCAAATGCCATTGCAGCTATGAAAATAGCCCTAGGAATAGAGACTGATAAGCCTTTGCTCAAGCAGTATTTTGAATACCTGAAAAACACTTTCACTGGAAATTTTGGAATCTCTTACGTTTATTACCCTATCAAGGTGGAAAAAGTGATATCAACTGCTTTACCTTGGACCATAGGTCTTGTTGGTATATCAACGATAATAAGCTTCATAATAGGCACTTTTCTTGGCGTTTACGCAGGTTGGAATCGTGAAAAAGTTTCTGGAATAAGTCTTTTAATGATCTCAATACTTTTGAGATCTATACCGTATTTTTGGCTAGCCATGCTTATGGTGTACGTTTTTGGCTTTAAGCTAAAATGGTTTCCAATCTCAGGAGCTTATTCAACAAGGCAAATCTTGGAAGGATTTCAGTTCCTAAGGAATGTACTTTATCATGGTTTTTTACCAAGTATAACACTAATCATAGCCTCCTTAGGTGGTTGGATACTCACGATGAGAAACAATATGGTTGCAGTCCTTTCAGAAGATTTTGTACTCCTTGCCGAAGCTAAAGGTTTGAAGAAAAGGGATATCCTCTTCAGATATGCCGCTAGAAATGCCATATTGCCAAGCTTCACGGCTTTCGGTTTATCTTTAGGTTTTGTGGTTAGTGGTGCACTTTTGACAGAAATAGTTTTCTCCTATCCTGGAATAGGATTCACTTTGTACAGAGCTGTTATAAGCCAAGATTACCCGTTGATTCAAGCGCTTTTTTTGATAATTTCCGTAGCAGTTTTAACTGCAAACTTAGTGGTTGACCTTACGTACGGTTTCCTTGATCCAAGAGTAAGGGTATAA
- a CDS encoding ABC transporter permease — protein MKKLYVAIAILIIHLIVAIFADFIAPFDPREIVDLPYQPPSKEHWLGTDRLGRDIFSQLIHGSRLSILIGISVGALMTFLSTMIGMMAGYYGGIVDRILSTLTDVFLVIPRLPLMIVISAYVRVRGPLVVILVIALTSWGGGARIIRSQVLSLKNRDFVAALKATGESDWRIMFFEMLPNMLSLLAANFFSAVLYGILGEASLSFLGLSDVSKITWGTMLYWAQSANALLNGMWYWVLAPGAAIASLGTAFALLNFYVDEMTNPRLRKS, from the coding sequence ATGAAAAAACTCTACGTTGCAATAGCGATACTGATAATACACTTAATTGTTGCCATTTTTGCGGATTTTATAGCTCCTTTTGATCCAAGAGAAATTGTGGATTTACCCTATCAACCCCCTTCGAAAGAGCATTGGCTTGGAACGGATAGGCTTGGAAGAGATATATTTTCACAACTCATACATGGTTCAAGATTGTCGATACTGATAGGAATCTCAGTTGGAGCACTCATGACTTTTCTTTCCACAATGATTGGTATGATGGCGGGGTATTACGGAGGAATTGTTGATAGGATTCTCTCCACGTTGACAGATGTGTTTCTAGTTATACCGAGACTTCCGTTGATGATAGTTATATCGGCTTATGTTAGAGTACGTGGGCCACTTGTGGTCATATTGGTTATAGCTCTAACAAGTTGGGGTGGAGGAGCAAGAATTATAAGATCTCAGGTTCTTTCCTTGAAGAACAGAGATTTTGTTGCGGCACTAAAAGCAACAGGTGAAAGCGATTGGAGAATAATGTTTTTTGAAATGCTTCCAAATATGCTTTCCTTGCTGGCAGCGAACTTTTTCTCTGCGGTTTTGTATGGAATCCTAGGGGAAGCTTCCTTGTCATTCCTTGGATTAAGTGATGTAAGCAAAATAACATGGGGAACGATGCTTTATTGGGCTCAGTCTGCCAATGCGCTTTTAAACGGCATGTGGTATTGGGTTCTTGCACCTGGTGCCGCTATAGCAAGCCTTGGAACAGCCTTTGCCCTGTTGAACTTCTATGTCGACGAGATGACTAATCCAAGATTGCGTAAGTCTTGA
- a CDS encoding ABC transporter ATP-binding protein, with product MFNKVLLEVRNLDAGYFKGKKFYHAVRDCSFKLYKNDFLGIAGESGCGKSTLALAILRLLKPPGKVISGQVIFDGVDLFELSEEELRQKRWGEFSLVTQSSMNSLNPVLKIKDQLLDVYLEHSKEKDLEKANKRLFEVMRLVNIDPKFLNSYPHQLSGGMRQRVVIAMALLFAPKLIVLDEPTTALDVIVQRSIIEEFQELFEKIGFSAILITHDISLLFEITKHIAIMYAGEIVEYGQSREVFDDPKHPYTKALLQAIPSISGELKEYKSIPGRPPDLSKEIVGCSFVDRCEYAFERCEKLHPQVTLVSESGRWVRCHLYSK from the coding sequence ATGTTCAACAAAGTGTTACTCGAAGTTCGAAATTTGGATGCGGGATATTTTAAGGGGAAAAAGTTTTATCATGCAGTTCGTGATTGTTCCTTTAAACTTTACAAAAATGATTTTTTAGGAATAGCAGGTGAGTCCGGTTGTGGTAAATCGACTCTGGCTTTAGCCATATTAAGGCTTCTTAAACCGCCAGGAAAAGTAATATCAGGACAGGTGATATTCGACGGAGTAGATTTATTTGAATTATCCGAAGAAGAATTAAGACAAAAAAGATGGGGCGAGTTCTCGCTTGTTACACAAAGTTCTATGAATTCCCTTAATCCTGTACTTAAAATCAAAGATCAACTTCTTGATGTTTACCTTGAACACAGCAAGGAGAAAGACTTGGAAAAGGCAAATAAAAGGTTGTTTGAAGTTATGAGATTGGTGAACATAGATCCAAAATTTTTAAATTCCTATCCACACCAGCTTTCAGGTGGTATGCGTCAAAGAGTTGTAATAGCGATGGCTTTACTTTTTGCACCAAAATTGATAGTGCTGGATGAACCGACAACAGCTCTGGATGTTATCGTTCAAAGATCAATAATCGAAGAATTTCAAGAACTTTTTGAGAAGATTGGATTTTCGGCTATACTAATAACTCACGATATATCTCTTCTTTTCGAAATCACAAAACATATTGCAATAATGTACGCCGGAGAAATAGTTGAATATGGTCAATCGCGAGAAGTTTTTGATGACCCTAAACATCCTTATACAAAAGCTCTTTTGCAGGCTATTCCAAGTATTTCTGGAGAATTAAAAGAGTACAAGAGCATACCTGGTAGACCACCGGATTTATCGAAGGAAATAGTCGGTTGTTCTTTTGTAGACAGATGCGAATATGCCTTTGAAAGGTGTGAAAAATTACATCCTCAGGTGACTTTGGTTTCGGAAAGTGGTAGGTGGGTTAGATGCCATCTATACTCGAAGTAA
- a CDS encoding ABC transporter ATP-binding protein produces MPSILEVKGLKKTFTIRKGFKTFKVKVLRGVDLTLSEREIVSIVGESGSGKTTLLRVIGRLYSEDEGEIVLFGSSLPKKFKRKEELDFRRKVQIVFQDPFSSLNPVKKVKYILERPLKIYGIKEEREILRRIEEALQDVELLPPELFLNKYPHELSGGQRQRVAFARSIITRPKIILADEPTSMLDVSIKSSILNLILKLREEHGIAFIHVTHDLASARYISDKIMVMYAGMVLEEGDAKELVSNPLHPYTQLLLKAFPDPKSPRSKIGNLGEPPSLIEPPPGCPFEPRCKYRQERCKNYVELKKFSNRLIRCILYE; encoded by the coding sequence ATGCCATCTATACTCGAAGTAAAAGGACTTAAAAAGACTTTCACCATACGCAAAGGATTTAAGACATTCAAAGTGAAAGTACTTAGAGGTGTGGATTTAACTCTTTCGGAAAGAGAGATAGTTTCAATAGTTGGCGAAAGCGGTTCCGGTAAAACTACCCTTTTAAGAGTAATTGGACGCCTGTACAGTGAAGATGAAGGAGAAATAGTTTTATTTGGATCATCTTTACCAAAGAAATTCAAAAGGAAAGAAGAGCTGGATTTTAGAAGAAAGGTTCAAATAGTTTTCCAAGATCCTTTTTCATCTTTGAACCCTGTCAAAAAGGTTAAATACATATTGGAAAGGCCTCTTAAAATTTACGGGATAAAAGAAGAAAGGGAAATTCTAAGAAGAATCGAAGAAGCTTTGCAAGATGTTGAGCTCCTTCCACCAGAACTTTTTTTAAACAAGTATCCACATGAACTTTCCGGCGGGCAAAGACAAAGAGTAGCGTTTGCCCGCTCGATAATCACAAGGCCAAAAATAATTCTTGCTGACGAGCCGACCTCTATGCTGGATGTTTCTATAAAATCAAGTATCTTAAATCTCATACTCAAACTCCGGGAAGAACACGGAATAGCCTTCATTCATGTAACGCACGATTTAGCTTCAGCAAGGTACATTTCGGACAAAATAATGGTTATGTATGCCGGAATGGTTTTGGAAGAGGGTGATGCAAAAGAGCTAGTTAGCAATCCTTTACATCCGTACACTCAGTTGTTGTTGAAAGCATTTCCAGATCCGAAATCACCAAGAAGTAAAATTGGAAATCTTGGTGAACCACCAAGTTTGATAGAGCCTCCGCCCGGTTGTCCGTTTGAACCAAGGTGTAAATATAGGCAAGAAAGATGTAAGAACTATGTTGAGTTGAAAAAATTCTCCAACAGGTTAATAAGATGTATTTTGTACGAATAA
- a CDS encoding magnesium transporter, with translation MKGFFKAFLIALFIGFTILVYGYFIFEYNRLKGINVQPFEGWRSYISYLLSNTPYVNRFVKYEPLKILTVGQYFEESAQATLERVQQLLAEINAKSQQLVLDFQTLELSRKAVLELRKSWEEKNLELDILLQRLRMPEDIKKISETLKEADPANIANVLASENLSATSIATALLALDAATRSDIIAELGRIDPAKAADVINEIGSVEKIVNDLTTLSANLEKKRQQLVRQESALIEAEILKKLFSEVLRNMSDEQILKMIDTLSLDETSVMVIFSQLPVERIKELLKQIRDQKPELFEKLVVKGVSL, from the coding sequence TTGAAAGGATTTTTCAAAGCATTTTTGATAGCCTTGTTCATAGGTTTTACGATATTGGTCTACGGTTATTTCATCTTTGAATACAACAGGTTGAAGGGCATAAACGTCCAACCTTTTGAAGGTTGGAGAAGTTATATTTCATATCTGCTTTCGAACACTCCATACGTTAATCGTTTTGTCAAATATGAGCCTTTGAAAATCTTGACCGTTGGACAATACTTTGAAGAAAGCGCCCAAGCCACACTTGAAAGAGTCCAACAGCTTTTGGCTGAAATAAATGCCAAATCACAGCAACTGGTTTTGGATTTTCAAACTTTGGAACTTTCAAGAAAAGCTGTTTTGGAACTCAGAAAATCTTGGGAAGAGAAAAATTTAGAGCTTGATATTTTGCTTCAAAGGCTGAGAATGCCTGAGGACATAAAGAAGATAAGCGAAACACTTAAAGAAGCTGATCCGGCAAATATAGCAAACGTTTTGGCGAGCGAGAATCTTTCAGCTACTTCTATAGCAACGGCACTGTTAGCACTTGATGCAGCAACAAGATCAGACATCATCGCTGAGCTTGGAAGAATTGACCCAGCCAAAGCAGCGGATGTTATCAACGAAATTGGAAGTGTTGAAAAAATTGTAAACGATTTGACCACACTCAGCGCAAACCTTGAAAAGAAAAGGCAACAGCTTGTAAGGCAGGAATCTGCTTTGATAGAGGCAGAAATTTTGAAAAAGTTGTTTTCTGAAGTTCTTAGAAACATGAGCGACGAGCAAATTCTTAAGATGATCGACACCCTTTCTTTGGACGAAACATCGGTCATGGTTATATTCTCACAACTTCCTGTTGAAAGAATCAAAGAGCTTTTAAAGCAGATACGCGATCAAAAACCTGAGCTGTTTGAAAAACTCGTTGTAAAGGGTGTGAGCTTGTGA
- a CDS encoding flagellar hook-length control protein FliK, whose amino-acid sequence MNIFVKVADLQKTENHVQDTTSKSKKLPFHVVLELVKAKFSANGQQVAFQKLSVLDEQPAQQKKTLHNEQDQLLTTDFAKTQVEKLSKDDKQNQIPLKSQNESFKKVSSLPLTADLKSGIQKVDKQAVLNEKQEQPSSKPQISSFEKISSQSSPTERKLDIQKVDGQFVQQSDSLNHLEDTVQIVEDKKGNFKLIQTNQDMAVQKTPEKKEVQLTKEIAFENNLNQKDSNTFVAHLLARQEVVNSSQNQVNIKVEKNQQAKPSGEETLKSLNAFVKVQAHEQKPISEHSKLSVQGQTLLSNEHKNISDKKQENAIFEDASTNLQKNSVQNFQEFVLPVKETLNDKISSSIFDKHQNNLVSEKVQSNLQRSSKKEPDTLTSSLKNAVETSKIELTVVDQAKVVEIGSRNLQASRMVENRKEVKVTANESASTEKLTITIKQVQIVLRNLAKGVEEYKSEFSQYRNLKKKIPQNLKVSEPIKIENLKFEIARDLKKDKPTVEEKPIYSKLEQTQKTKELADAKIGKKVYENEQTIVEVRQLPRTLETIVAKVEQQQKVDNLTTIVETIRQMNNASIEKAFVDLSPPSLGRLEIQIVKQGETLNIVFKVASDEAKELLEKSSKDLLSRLSAVGFKVESIEVKTTPKFEQEQPLHDREQNQQHEQHHHQRQRKWQESEVMSDDKRDK is encoded by the coding sequence ATGAACATTTTTGTAAAAGTTGCGGACCTTCAAAAAACTGAAAATCACGTTCAAGATACGACTTCAAAGTCGAAAAAACTTCCTTTTCATGTGGTGCTAGAGCTAGTTAAAGCCAAATTTTCAGCAAACGGGCAACAGGTTGCCTTTCAAAAGCTTTCAGTTTTAGACGAGCAACCTGCTCAGCAAAAAAAGACATTGCATAACGAACAGGATCAACTGTTGACAACAGATTTTGCAAAAACGCAAGTTGAAAAGTTGAGCAAAGACGACAAGCAAAATCAAATACCTTTAAAGTCTCAAAATGAATCTTTCAAAAAAGTCTCAAGTTTACCATTGACAGCTGATCTCAAGTCTGGCATCCAAAAGGTGGACAAACAAGCCGTTTTAAACGAAAAGCAAGAGCAACCATCTTCAAAACCCCAAATTAGCTCTTTCGAAAAAATTTCGAGTCAATCTTCGCCAACTGAACGCAAACTCGACATTCAAAAGGTGGACGGGCAGTTTGTTCAACAGAGCGATTCGTTGAATCACCTTGAAGACACAGTCCAAATTGTTGAAGACAAAAAAGGCAACTTCAAATTGATTCAAACAAACCAAGACATGGCCGTACAAAAAACACCAGAAAAGAAGGAGGTTCAACTGACCAAGGAAATTGCCTTTGAAAACAACTTGAACCAAAAAGATTCAAACACCTTTGTTGCCCATCTTTTGGCTCGTCAAGAAGTTGTAAATTCAAGCCAAAATCAAGTGAACATCAAAGTTGAGAAAAACCAACAAGCAAAGCCATCAGGTGAAGAAACTTTGAAATCTTTGAACGCTTTTGTCAAAGTTCAAGCACATGAACAAAAACCAATAAGTGAGCATTCAAAACTTTCGGTGCAGGGACAAACTTTACTTTCAAATGAACACAAAAACATTTCTGACAAAAAGCAGGAAAATGCGATCTTTGAGGACGCATCAACCAATTTGCAGAAAAATTCTGTTCAAAACTTTCAAGAATTCGTTTTGCCTGTGAAGGAAACTTTGAACGATAAAATTTCTTCAAGTATTTTTGATAAGCATCAAAATAACCTTGTCAGTGAAAAAGTACAGAGTAACCTGCAAAGATCGTCAAAGAAAGAACCAGATACATTGACTTCATCGTTGAAAAATGCTGTGGAAACCAGCAAGATTGAGCTTACGGTTGTCGATCAAGCGAAAGTTGTTGAAATAGGTTCAAGAAATCTTCAAGCTTCAAGGATGGTGGAAAACCGCAAAGAAGTAAAAGTTACAGCCAACGAAAGTGCGTCGACTGAAAAACTGACAATAACCATAAAACAGGTTCAGATTGTTCTAAGAAATCTGGCTAAAGGTGTTGAAGAATACAAAAGCGAGTTTTCCCAGTACAGAAACTTGAAGAAAAAGATCCCGCAGAATTTGAAAGTATCAGAACCGATAAAGATAGAAAATCTGAAATTTGAAATAGCAAGAGACCTTAAGAAAGACAAACCAACGGTTGAGGAGAAACCAATCTATTCAAAACTTGAACAAACTCAGAAAACCAAAGAACTAGCGGATGCAAAAATTGGAAAAAAGGTTTATGAAAACGAGCAAACCATTGTTGAAGTTCGTCAGCTTCCAAGAACTTTGGAGACCATCGTGGCAAAAGTTGAACAGCAGCAAAAAGTCGACAACCTTACCACAATAGTTGAAACGATAAGGCAGATGAACAACGCATCGATCGAGAAAGCCTTTGTGGATCTCAGTCCACCGTCCCTTGGACGGCTTGAGATACAAATTGTAAAACAAGGTGAAACCTTAAACATTGTTTTCAAAGTTGCAAGCGATGAAGCAAAAGAGCTTTTGGAAAAAAGTTCGAAAGATCTTCTCTCAAGACTTTCAGCTGTTGGGTTCAAGGTGGAATCAATTGAAGTTAAAACAACTCCAAAGTTTGAGCAAGAACAACCTTTGCACGATAGAGAGCAAAATCAACAACACGAACAACACCATCACCAAAGACAAAGAAAATGGCAAGAAAGTGAGGTGATGAGCGATGATAAACGCGATAAGTAA
- a CDS encoding flagellar hook assembly protein FlgD yields MINAISNQMYFPTQTTRKPSNTLDKDAFLLLLITQLKNQNPLEPMDNKDFIAQLAQFSTLEQITNMTKSIEKFLTLQQGALQAQAASLIGKYAVVQSDEITVSNGVAESIIFELDESAPVVVRIYDSNGKLIKEVTSNVLEKGTHAFQWDGRDSTGLPVADGTYKYAVYKINSDGSETIISGVDGGKIESVKFKNNQIYVYINGKEYPLASVVEIAQEG; encoded by the coding sequence ATGATAAACGCGATAAGTAATCAAATGTACTTTCCAACTCAAACGACTAGAAAACCTAGTAACACACTGGATAAGGATGCGTTCCTGTTGCTTTTGATAACCCAACTTAAAAACCAAAACCCGCTTGAGCCGATGGACAACAAAGATTTCATAGCCCAACTTGCACAGTTTTCAACGCTTGAACAGATAACCAACATGACGAAATCCATTGAAAAATTCTTAACACTTCAACAAGGAGCTCTTCAGGCGCAGGCAGCCTCTCTGATAGGCAAGTACGCTGTCGTTCAATCAGATGAAATAACGGTGAGCAACGGCGTTGCTGAAAGTATAATCTTTGAACTTGACGAAAGCGCACCAGTAGTTGTTAGAATTTACGATTCAAATGGAAAACTTATCAAAGAAGTGACAAGTAATGTTCTTGAAAAGGGAACCCACGCGTTCCAGTGGGATGGAAGAGATAGCACAGGCTTACCTGTAGCCGATGGAACTTACAAATACGCCGTTTACAAGATCAATTCCGATGGTTCAGAGACAATTATAAGTGGTGTGGATGGTGGAAAAATTGAATCGGTGAAGTTTAAGAACAACCAGATTTACGTTTACATCAATGGTAAAGAATATCCGCTCGCATCGGTTGTCGAGATTGCTCAGGAGGGGTGA